A part of Limihaloglobus sulfuriphilus genomic DNA contains:
- a CDS encoding AGE family epimerase/isomerase — protein sequence MEHNFNKTELPSNPSPPDLAAVRDDYKIIISRALEAVLDRYEDNDNYPWVDTKLDILTGRDFPDDDIIRGKHTVYGWIQGRALESIAEHAKWLKNNTISCRPLIERCTKVVKKLSDRLIRTRKLNGGHCYFFMDEAGKACSFDKDKRVYVNLTPDSPYNYSDIFCSKGLYAAACYLNDQSAQMQAKNYCIEVIDALLSGCFRSDQHRFEGDLCLPVNDNDKISHGPVSIAIGIANVLFEDNKDIDTARIAVSLIEHTLSNYVNLGQWNYLQEYDFVEFIDADYQPFNNCGSIFSDPGHALEFAGLSLKFTEMARKVESVNKSFYKRLNYYREIMPEILFRNFENGFNPEAEGICKLWDLTNSRPANPDMPWWSLPETMRTAIYSVLTSSKDNFQNQALEIYSLCHNAFINHYLKPELNFFCLQTRGTDKKPKEVIPATPDADPCYHTGLCILDCIRCVDKLAGQRQLASSACE from the coding sequence ATGGAACATAATTTTAATAAAACTGAATTGCCGTCTAATCCTTCACCGCCTGATTTGGCTGCTGTTAGAGATGACTATAAAATCATTATCAGCAGAGCCTTAGAAGCGGTGCTTGACCGTTATGAGGATAATGATAATTATCCATGGGTTGACACAAAGCTGGACATTCTAACCGGCAGAGACTTTCCAGACGACGATATCATAAGAGGCAAACACACGGTTTACGGCTGGATACAGGGAAGAGCGCTGGAGTCAATTGCCGAACATGCCAAATGGCTGAAAAATAACACAATTTCCTGCCGGCCGCTGATAGAGAGATGCACAAAAGTTGTAAAAAAACTCTCAGACCGGCTGATCCGTACCCGTAAGCTAAATGGAGGGCACTGCTATTTCTTTATGGACGAGGCCGGCAAAGCGTGCTCATTTGATAAAGATAAACGGGTATATGTCAATTTAACACCTGATTCCCCGTATAATTACAGTGATATTTTCTGTTCAAAAGGCCTTTATGCCGCGGCCTGTTATCTTAATGACCAGAGTGCTCAGATGCAGGCCAAAAATTATTGCATAGAAGTAATAGATGCTCTTTTGAGCGGCTGTTTCAGAAGCGACCAGCACCGATTTGAAGGCGACCTCTGCCTGCCGGTAAATGATAACGACAAAATATCACACGGACCTGTATCCATTGCAATAGGAATAGCTAATGTTCTATTTGAAGACAACAAAGACATAGACACGGCTCGAATTGCGGTAAGTCTAATAGAGCATACCCTTTCTAATTATGTAAATTTAGGGCAGTGGAACTATCTGCAGGAATACGATTTTGTTGAATTTATAGATGCCGATTATCAACCCTTTAATAATTGCGGGAGCATATTTTCAGATCCCGGTCATGCGCTGGAGTTTGCGGGTTTGTCTTTGAAATTCACTGAGATGGCAAGGAAAGTCGAATCTGTAAATAAAAGTTTTTATAAAAGACTAAACTATTATAGAGAGATTATGCCTGAAATCCTGTTCCGAAACTTTGAAAACGGCTTTAATCCGGAAGCTGAGGGCATATGCAAATTATGGGATCTTACCAATTCAAGGCCGGCAAACCCCGACATGCCCTGGTGGAGCCTTCCTGAAACAATGCGTACTGCCATATACAGTGTTTTGACATCCAGTAAAGATAATTTCCAAAACCAGGCTTTAGAAATATACAGCCTGTGTCATAACGCATTTATAAATCACTATCTCAAACCTGAGCTAAATTTCTTCTGTCTGCAGACCAGAGGGACTGATAAAAAACCCAAAGAAGTTATTCCTGCCACACCCGACGCCGACCCCTGCTATCATACCGGACTGTGTATCCTGGACTGTATCAGATGTGTAGATAAGCTGGCAGGCCAGCGGCAATTAGCCTCCTCAGCCTGTGAATGA